Proteins from a single region of Butyrivibrio fibrisolvens:
- a CDS encoding DUF2828 family protein: MLNFLKKEANKTYTENGAVTYVSTNSDCLDLFATIGALRSASDEEIIKRFVRAYAEDADLAMKMLFFARDIRGGLGERRVFKVILKYLAAAEPESVRRNIEHVAEYGRYDDLLALLDTPVEKEVMDYIEKTLKADIEIMKSISFDQNKETGEGVSLLAKWLPSINASNKETVANAKKIARAMNMTDAKYRKTLVALRAQIRIIENNLREKDYSFDYEKQPSKALYKYRKAFIRNDQERYKAFVQKAEVNPSVMHTGTLTPYDVIAPVIRRKEISEIERRAMNATWNALENYAGAENSLAVVDGSGSMYWNDDPCPAAVAQSLGIYFAQRNTGAFKNHFITFSANPRLIEIKGRDIVEQVRYCMGFNECSNTNIEKTFDLILNTAVANRLTQADMPEKLYIISDMEFDCCARDSDVTNFENAKALFAEFGFKLPQIVFWNVNSRSTQHPVKVNDRGVALVSGCSPQIFSMLKEGDLEPYKFMMSVLTSERYERIAA, translated from the coding sequence ATGTTGAACTTTTTAAAGAAAGAAGCAAATAAAACATATACAGAAAACGGTGCAGTAACATATGTATCAACAAATTCCGACTGCCTGGATCTTTTTGCAACAATCGGCGCACTTAGAAGTGCATCTGATGAAGAGATCATAAAAAGATTTGTAAGAGCATACGCTGAAGATGCTGATCTTGCAATGAAGATGCTTTTCTTTGCAAGAGATATTAGAGGCGGCCTTGGTGAGAGAAGAGTGTTCAAGGTAATCCTTAAATATCTGGCAGCAGCTGAGCCTGAATCTGTAAGAAGAAACATTGAACATGTAGCTGAATACGGCAGATACGATGACCTTCTTGCTCTTCTTGATACACCTGTAGAAAAAGAGGTCATGGATTACATAGAAAAGACTTTGAAAGCTGATATAGAGATTATGAAAAGCATCTCTTTTGATCAAAATAAAGAGACTGGTGAGGGCGTATCTCTCCTTGCAAAATGGCTTCCTTCTATAAATGCAAGCAATAAGGAAACTGTTGCTAATGCAAAGAAGATAGCAAGAGCTATGAATATGACTGATGCAAAGTATCGTAAAACACTCGTTGCTTTAAGAGCCCAGATAAGGATCATAGAGAATAACCTTAGAGAAAAAGACTATTCTTTCGACTATGAGAAGCAGCCTTCAAAGGCTCTCTATAAATACAGAAAGGCTTTCATTAGAAACGATCAGGAGAGGTATAAAGCTTTTGTGCAGAAAGCGGAGGTGAATCCTTCTGTTATGCACACAGGCACACTTACTCCTTACGACGTGATAGCTCCTGTTATAAGAAGAAAGGAAATTTCTGAGATTGAGAGACGTGCCATGAATGCTACATGGAATGCGCTTGAGAACTATGCAGGTGCAGAGAATTCCCTTGCAGTAGTTGATGGTTCGGGTTCAATGTACTGGAATGATGATCCATGCCCTGCGGCAGTTGCACAGTCACTTGGTATCTATTTTGCCCAGCGTAATACTGGTGCTTTTAAAAATCACTTCATAACATTCTCAGCAAATCCAAGACTCATTGAGATCAAGGGTAGAGATATCGTGGAGCAGGTTCGATACTGCATGGGATTTAATGAGTGTAGCAATACCAATATTGAAAAAACTTTCGATCTGATATTGAATACTGCTGTAGCTAACAGACTGACACAGGCTGATATGCCTGAGAAACTCTACATAATCTCTGATATGGAGTTTGACTGCTGCGCACGTGATTCTGATGTTACAAACTTTGAGAATGCCAAAGCACTATTTGCAGAATTCGGCTTTAAACTTCCTCAGATAGTTTTCTGGAATGTTAACAGCCGCAGTACACAGCATCCTGTTAAGGTGAATGATAGGGGAGTAGCGCTTGTATCAGGCTGTAGCCCACAGATCTTTTCAATGCTTAAAGAGGGTGACTTAGAGCCATATAAGTTTATGATGAGCGTTCTTACATCAGAGCGCTATGAAAGGATAGCAGCGTAA
- a CDS encoding RNA-guided endonuclease TnpB family protein: MEQMTVTAKIQISVNADSKVFLDETMSVYSDACNYVSDYVFRTHDLKQFSLNKALYSTLREMFGLKSQMAQSVFKTVIARYKTILENQKEWIQPSFKKPQYDLVWNRDYSLTQNCFSVNTLNGRVKLPYFAEGMAKYFDHDIYKFGTAKLVNKHGKYFLHIPVTYDVEESNVSDICNVVGIDRGINFVVATYDSKHKSGFVSGKAIKQKRAHYSKLRKELQMCQTPSSRRRLKAIGQRENRWMQDVNHQVSKALVESNPKHTLFVLEDLSGVRNATECVRTKDRYVSVSWSFYDLEQKLIYKAKQNQSTVIKVDPRYTSQCCPVCGHIEKANRDKKLHLFTCKNCGYKSNDDRIGAMNLYRMGINYLEDSQVPDTVTAE, from the coding sequence ATGGAACAGATGACAGTTACAGCTAAAATTCAGATATCTGTTAATGCAGACAGTAAGGTTTTTCTTGATGAAACCATGTCTGTTTATTCTGATGCCTGTAATTATGTATCTGACTATGTGTTCCGCACTCACGACCTAAAGCAGTTCTCACTTAACAAGGCTTTGTACTCTACACTCCGAGAAATGTTTGGACTCAAATCTCAGATGGCTCAGTCCGTATTTAAGACTGTCATTGCAAGATATAAGACCATCCTCGAAAATCAGAAAGAGTGGATTCAGCCATCCTTCAAAAAACCACAGTATGACCTTGTTTGGAACAGAGATTATTCCCTTACACAAAACTGCTTTTCAGTAAATACACTGAATGGACGTGTTAAGTTGCCCTATTTCGCTGAAGGCATGGCAAAATACTTTGATCACGACATCTATAAGTTTGGAACTGCCAAGCTTGTAAATAAGCATGGTAAGTATTTTTTGCATATCCCCGTAACCTACGATGTCGAAGAAAGTAATGTTTCTGACATCTGTAATGTCGTTGGTATTGACAGAGGTATAAACTTTGTCGTTGCTACTTATGACAGTAAGCACAAGTCTGGATTTGTAAGCGGTAAAGCCATCAAGCAGAAACGTGCTCATTATTCTAAGCTTCGTAAAGAACTCCAAATGTGTCAGACACCATCTTCAAGACGTAGATTAAAAGCTATCGGTCAGCGAGAAAACCGTTGGATGCAGGATGTTAACCACCAGGTATCAAAGGCACTCGTTGAATCCAACCCAAAGCATACGCTCTTTGTTCTTGAAGATTTGTCAGGCGTTCGTAATGCTACAGAGTGTGTCAGAACCAAAGACCGCTACGTTTCCGTATCGTGGTCTTTCTATGACCTTGAACAGAAACTTATCTACAAAGCTAAACAGAATCAGTCTACTGTTATTAAGGTTGACCCTCGTTATACGAGTCAGTGCTGTCCTGTATGTGGACACATTGAAAAAGCCAATCGTGATAAGAAATTGCATCTGTTTACTTGTAAGAACTGTGGCTATAAATCAAACGATGACCGCATTGGAGCTATGAATCTGTACCGCATGGGAATCAACTATCTTGAAGATAGTCAAGTACCTGATACAGTTACGGCAGAGTAA
- a CDS encoding GNAT family N-acetyltransferase: MTKLRFREMKESDNVAVAALVRDNLKKFNLDIPGTVYFDEGLDHLSDYYGNDERSYYVIEDDIGEVIGGIGYDRFEPMKDTAELQKLYLTDSAKGSGLGYEMIDFIEDKMREAGYKASYLETHNNLQAAIHIYEKKGYKEIERPKEVVHSTMNRFFMKNL; encoded by the coding sequence ATGACAAAACTTAGATTCAGAGAAATGAAAGAGTCTGACAATGTGGCAGTTGCAGCGCTTGTAAGAGATAACCTGAAAAAATTTAATCTTGATATTCCCGGAACGGTATATTTCGATGAGGGACTAGACCACCTTAGTGATTATTATGGCAATGATGAGCGAAGTTACTACGTCATTGAGGATGATATAGGTGAAGTCATTGGCGGAATAGGATATGATAGATTTGAGCCTATGAAAGATACCGCTGAACTGCAAAAACTATATCTTACAGATTCGGCAAAAGGTTCCGGACTTGGCTATGAAATGATAGATTTTATCGAAGACAAGATGCGAGAAGCAGGTTACAAAGCTTCATATCTGGAGACTCATAATAACCTTCAAGCCGCTATTCATATCTATGAGAAGAAGGGCTATAAAGAGATAGAGCGTCCTAAAGAGGTAGTTCATAGTACCATGAACAGATTCTTTATGAAAAATCTGTAG
- a CDS encoding Type 1 glutamine amidotransferase-like domain-containing protein, producing the protein MRKGFLALFSGFPEHHFSKEIAERLRTELPERKSIVFITACPLNYDQNDDDCDGMYEMFAEQGLPFEKHCVIDKRTEPEMAKELVQNADCIFLMGGGACEDQLNLIREKGCYEALIDCHAAIFGVSAGSMNMARKTVDFSESMEAFDGLGFTNITVSCHHDPEDTWRYEKTLRMSENRTVYAMEDMSAFFIKGGHIDVVGTIYRVKDRKLQALTEEDIKELEQ; encoded by the coding sequence ATGAGAAAGGGATTTTTGGCGCTATTTAGCGGATTTCCTGAGCATCACTTTTCTAAGGAAATTGCAGAGAGGCTTCGCACAGAACTACCAGAGCGTAAGAGCATTGTTTTTATCACTGCGTGTCCGCTTAACTATGACCAAAATGATGACGACTGTGACGGCATGTACGAGATGTTCGCAGAGCAGGGATTGCCATTTGAGAAGCACTGCGTGATCGATAAGCGTACAGAACCTGAGATGGCCAAAGAGCTGGTGCAGAATGCAGATTGTATTTTTCTCATGGGCGGAGGTGCCTGCGAGGATCAGCTTAATTTGATTCGTGAAAAGGGTTGTTATGAAGCTTTGATAGACTGTCATGCTGCAATTTTCGGCGTTAGTGCAGGATCCATGAACATGGCTCGTAAGACAGTGGATTTCTCTGAGTCAATGGAAGCCTTTGACGGACTTGGATTTACTAACATAACAGTTAGCTGCCACCATGACCCGGAAGACACATGGCGCTACGAGAAGACTCTTAGAATGTCTGAGAACCGTACTGTATACGCTATGGAGGATATGAGTGCCTTCTTTATCAAGGGTGGCCATATTGATGTGGTGGGAACGATCTACCGCGTTAAGGACAGAAAACTTCAGGCACTCACCGAGGAAGACATCAAAGAGTTGGAGCAGTAG
- the thpR gene encoding RNA 2',3'-cyclic phosphodiesterase, whose protein sequence is MRLFIAIKFDENMTDALIEMQDDLMRCGINGNFTHEENLHMTLVFIGESDEPEKIEEIMRDVPLRSFTIKVSGMRRFKDMVFANVEDNPSLNDYVKRLRHALSDNDIDFDNRKYMSHITLVRRASGAKDIPILPDEVVEEKMRVNGISLMKSEQGRHGMVYTEIGYVRAF, encoded by the coding sequence ATGCGCCTGTTTATAGCGATTAAATTTGATGAGAACATGACTGACGCTCTTATAGAGATGCAGGATGATCTTATGAGATGTGGTATAAACGGTAATTTCACCCATGAAGAGAACCTTCACATGACGCTGGTGTTCATAGGGGAAAGCGACGAGCCTGAAAAGATAGAAGAAATAATGCGGGATGTGCCGCTTAGGTCTTTTACCATAAAGGTATCAGGGATGAGGCGCTTTAAAGACATGGTATTTGCCAATGTAGAAGATAATCCAAGTCTTAATGATTATGTGAAGCGCCTTAGGCATGCTCTTTCAGATAATGACATTGATTTTGATAACAGGAAATATATGTCTCATATAACTCTTGTCAGAAGGGCATCCGGCGCTAAAGATATCCCGATACTGCCGGATGAAGTTGTAGAAGAAAAAATGCGAGTTAATGGCATATCACTGATGAAGTCCGAGCAGGGCAGGCATGGTATGGTTTATACAGAAATTGGATATGTGAGGGCATTTTAA
- a CDS encoding WYL domain-containing protein, whose product MTEKYKIYLSEDTRSRLINDAELFEFTKKDESVNLNAFLKTLIVNYFDRYRKDSESLLSNIKQDLSSITSISDKDAAALADKIISTYIKADSSQSGKNSALTLTVSGSSYEILRIIENNMLKDTSLSQYLKDMFNSYLSIPRSEREAIIFKDSYEDIQRALNEHKILSFTNTTSGDEVSYLVEPYVIAPSKEEQCNYLICKDVYYKKPRTFRISRLRSVFVTSDTFDIDPELQKELQEKAIRSPHSVSLTVQAVVRLNKYGVKKFKAITKNRPIVSKIEGDLYYFDWPELQLQEYFERFGRDAIIIKPASLKNRIKRFYYNGLRAYNK is encoded by the coding sequence ATGACTGAGAAATATAAAATCTACCTTTCAGAAGATACAAGATCAAGACTTATAAACGACGCAGAGCTCTTTGAGTTCACTAAAAAGGACGAGTCCGTGAATCTCAATGCTTTCTTAAAGACACTGATCGTCAACTATTTTGACCGCTACAGGAAAGACAGCGAAAGTCTCCTTTCAAACATCAAGCAGGATCTTTCCAGCATCACATCAATAAGTGATAAGGATGCTGCTGCCCTTGCTGACAAGATCATAAGCACCTATATAAAAGCTGACAGCTCACAAAGTGGCAAGAACTCTGCCCTCACCCTGACTGTAAGCGGTTCTTCTTATGAGATTTTGAGAATTATTGAGAACAATATGCTTAAAGACACTTCTCTGTCACAGTATCTTAAGGACATGTTCAATTCCTATCTGTCCATACCAAGAAGTGAACGAGAAGCCATAATATTCAAAGACTCTTACGAAGATATCCAAAGAGCACTTAACGAGCACAAGATACTCTCTTTTACCAACACAACATCAGGTGATGAAGTGTCCTATCTCGTGGAGCCATATGTAATTGCACCATCCAAGGAAGAACAGTGTAACTATCTGATATGCAAAGACGTATATTATAAGAAGCCAAGAACATTCAGAATCTCCAGGCTCAGAAGCGTCTTCGTAACCTCTGATACTTTTGATATAGATCCAGAATTACAAAAAGAGCTCCAGGAAAAAGCGATCCGGAGCCCTCATTCAGTATCTTTAACAGTTCAGGCAGTAGTACGCCTGAATAAATATGGAGTTAAAAAGTTTAAAGCTATAACCAAGAACAGACCTATTGTTTCCAAAATCGAAGGCGATCTCTACTACTTCGACTGGCCGGAACTTCAGTTGCAGGAATACTTTGAGCGTTTTGGAAGAGATGCTATCATTATTAAGCCAGCATCTCTCAAAAACAGGATCAAAAGATTCTACTATAATGGATTAAGAGCATATAACAAGTAA
- a CDS encoding ATP-binding protein, translating to MAPLSFEEYFEYVGGSATDAIYSYIQYGGMPLAVLKSDEERKEYLKNLFQTTYFSDIVERNHLKKSEALDELCNIISSSTGALLNADKIAKTFVSVRHEKINRTTVENYIEYFKDAFILREASRYDLKGRKEIGALRKYYFCDTGLRNARLNFAFPDEGQMLENIVYNELCYNGYTVNVGAFDSVEKDKNGKSVRRTNEVDFYATKGVRSYYIQVTADISNADTKAREVRPYIMLNDQVQKILVINRPINETRDEQGFTVIGIADFLLRFIK from the coding sequence TTGGCACCATTATCCTTTGAAGAATACTTTGAGTATGTGGGAGGATCGGCAACAGATGCGATTTATTCATATATCCAGTATGGAGGAATGCCTCTTGCTGTTTTAAAGAGCGATGAGGAAAGAAAAGAATACCTAAAGAACCTTTTTCAGACTACGTATTTTAGTGATATTGTGGAGAGAAATCATCTAAAAAAGAGCGAGGCGTTAGATGAACTCTGTAATATAATCAGTTCTTCAACGGGGGCTTTGTTAAACGCTGATAAGATTGCAAAAACCTTCGTGAGCGTACGACATGAAAAAATAAACAGAACAACTGTAGAAAACTACATAGAATATTTTAAGGATGCTTTTATACTACGAGAAGCGTCACGATATGATCTTAAAGGCAGGAAAGAGATTGGAGCATTAAGAAAGTATTATTTCTGCGATACTGGACTTCGCAATGCCAGGCTTAATTTTGCTTTCCCTGATGAAGGACAGATGCTGGAAAACATTGTTTATAACGAACTTTGCTATAATGGCTATACTGTAAACGTTGGAGCTTTTGATTCTGTTGAAAAAGATAAGAATGGAAAGTCTGTTAGAAGAACTAATGAAGTGGATTTTTACGCTACAAAGGGAGTGAGATCATACTATATTCAAGTAACCGCGGACATATCAAATGCTGATACAAAGGCAAGAGAGGTTAGGCCATATATCATGCTAAACGATCAGGTACAGAAGATATTAGTAATCAATAGGCCTATTAATGAAACAAGAGACGAGCAGGGCTTTACGGTTATTGGAATTGCAGACTTTTTGCTCAGATTTATAAAGTAA
- a CDS encoding HNH endonuclease signature motif containing protein, translating into MKGQKLRKAEIKRMVLGKTDGVCARCGKVVPFEKITIEHFVPKYRGGADDERNLLPLCKSCNKQKGSRLVAAEEYYPYLKSVFYVDANEYKAEWEKENYAPVYSD; encoded by the coding sequence ATGAAGGGACAAAAGCTAAGAAAAGCTGAGATTAAGCGAATGGTTTTAGGCAAGACTGATGGTGTGTGCGCACGTTGCGGAAAAGTTGTTCCTTTTGAAAAGATAACAATAGAACATTTTGTGCCTAAATACAGGGGCGGAGCGGATGATGAAAGGAATCTCCTTCCTTTGTGCAAGAGCTGCAATAAGCAGAAGGGCTCCAGACTCGTGGCAGCAGAGGAGTATTATCCTTACCTTAAGAGCGTATTCTATGTAGATGCTAATGAATATAAAGCTGAATGGGAGAAAGAGAATTATGCGCCTGTTTATAGCGATTAA
- a CDS encoding class I SAM-dependent methyltransferase, with product MGTIKDYRNMVEQPWGRMFYDLIYRQLDISNDKKVKILDFGAGFCITSNHYAKYHDVTAVEPNEEMYSLRVKDNDYTLVSQGIEYLQTIPENTYDYVICHNVLEYVESVDEVLNELVRVLKPGGRLSIVKHNELGKVLAYAVLNDKPQAALHVLNDNSDEGTVFGNRHLYNNDHLVNSLADAMKLVDAYGIRSLFGLSSNNEIKFTDEWYQSMLELETKADAMDEFKKIAFYNHLILEKKYN from the coding sequence GTGGGGACAATTAAAGATTACAGAAACATGGTAGAACAGCCTTGGGGGAGAATGTTCTACGACCTTATTTACAGACAGTTAGATATTTCAAATGACAAGAAGGTTAAGATATTAGATTTTGGCGCAGGTTTTTGTATCACATCAAATCATTATGCTAAATATCACGATGTGACTGCTGTAGAACCTAATGAAGAAATGTATAGTCTGAGAGTTAAGGACAATGACTATACGCTGGTATCACAAGGAATCGAATATTTACAGACTATTCCTGAGAACACATACGATTACGTGATTTGCCACAATGTATTAGAGTATGTTGAAAGTGTTGATGAAGTTTTAAATGAGCTGGTCAGAGTTCTGAAACCAGGCGGAAGATTGTCTATTGTAAAGCACAATGAACTAGGAAAAGTCTTAGCATATGCAGTACTAAATGATAAACCGCAGGCAGCTCTTCACGTATTAAATGATAATAGTGATGAGGGCACTGTGTTTGGAAACAGACACCTGTATAACAATGATCATCTTGTGAATTCATTGGCGGATGCAATGAAACTTGTTGATGCTTATGGAATTAGGTCCTTGTTTGGTCTTTCTTCAAATAACGAGATCAAATTCACAGATGAGTGGTATCAGTCAATGCTTGAGCTTGAAACTAAAGCTGATGCAATGGATGAATTCAAAAAGATTGCTTTTTATAATCATCTGATTTTAGAAAAGAAATACAATTGA